CCGAGGGGGTCACGGTGACGTCGTTGATGCAAGATCTATCCGGAGGACGGAAGCCAGTGCGCATTCCCCGTTGGCTCGCAGTGGTCACAGTCCGAACCGCCAGAGCGGTCGGGCGCCTACACAGGCCCACGGCCGCGAACGCGCGCCGTCTTGAATTGTTATGGCTGGGTCAAGAGCAGGCCGACAGTTGGTTGACCGAATCGGGGTGGCGCCCGCCGGTGGGGCGGCACGGCTGGAAGGCCTTAGGACTGGACGAATCAGCATGACCGTCGCGATCACCGGCGGTTACGGATTTCTTGGCTGGCATACCGCCTGCCGCCTGCGTGCCCTCCATGGTGACGAGCCGGTGCGCCTCGGGCGGGAGGACTTTGCCGACCCAGAACTTCTGCGTAGGCGGTTGAGCGGGGTGAATCGAGTGATCCACATCGCCGGCGTCAACCGGGCCGAAACCGACGAAGCGGTTGAGCAAGGCAACGTGCAGCTGGCGCGGAGGCTAGCTAACGCGCTCACTGCGCTGGACCGCCCTGTCGATGTCGTCTTCGCCAACTCGGTGCAGGCCGATCTAGACAACCCCTACGGCCGGGGCAAGCGGGCCTCGGGTGACCTTTTGCGTGAGGCCGTTGGCGATCTGGGTGGCCGCTTCGCGGATCTCCTGCTTCCGAACATCTTTGGTGAGCACGGTCGTCCCGGGTACAACTCGTTCGTCGCGACCTTCGCCCACGAGGTGGCCGCCGGGCGTGCACCGGTCGTATCCGGTGACCGCTCGATCGAGTTGTTGCACGCTCAGGATGCAGCCGCTGCGTTAATCGGCGCCTTGGGCTCCGACATTCGTGAAATTGTGAGTGG
This Nocardioides dokdonensis FR1436 DNA region includes the following protein-coding sequences:
- a CDS encoding NAD-dependent epimerase/dehydratase family protein, which encodes MTVAITGGYGFLGWHTACRLRALHGDEPVRLGREDFADPELLRRRLSGVNRVIHIAGVNRAETDEAVEQGNVQLARRLANALTALDRPVDVVFANSVQADLDNPYGRGKRASGDLLREAVGDLGGRFADLLLPNIFGEHGRPGYNSFVATFAHEVAAGRAPVVSGDRSIELLHAQDAAAALIGALGSDIREIVSGEPIEITRVLKFFREFHAVYRDRGEVPNISSPMRRNLFNTYRAATFPAMWPISPRVHADNRGDLFETVRSHGGPGMAFVSTTFPGQKRGEHYHLHKVERFFVVKGEAEIELRRLLHDDVVTFRLSGDEPSFVDMPTLWVHNIRNVGSTELVTMFWADQLLYPDSMDQYPESISQEAPA